The proteins below are encoded in one region of Drosophila santomea strain STO CAGO 1482 chromosome 3R, Prin_Dsan_1.1, whole genome shotgun sequence:
- the LOC120453982 gene encoding probable cytochrome P450 12e1, mitochondrial yields MLSKQWNANKQISGQIYQLCRGMAQKATVMSVEEAKPYADIPGPSKLQLIRAFLPGGRYKNLPVHEMFLDMNRQYGSIFRMPSVAGTDMVLTMNPQDYEVIFRNEGQYPYRRSFEVMDYFKRVHRREVFDGYDGLTSGNGPAWGKMRTAVNPILLQPRNAKLYMTNLLQVSDEFLERIRTIRDPVTQEMPDDFAVDIRHLVIESICSVALNTHLGLLGEQRENKDIKKLVLALQDVVELGFQLDMMPAFWKYFPMPNFKKLMRSLDTITDFCHFHIGIALKRIEEDAKAGKLNEIGLETSLLEKLARFDRQTAVIIAMDLLFAGADPTLVTLGGILFSLSKSPDKQARLLEEIRRILPSKDSSLTIESMSNMPYLRACIKEGIRMYPIGPGTLRRMPHDVVLSGYRVVAGTDVGIAANYQMANMEQFVPKVREFIPERWLRDESNSHLVGETATPFMYLPFGFGPRSCAGKRIVDMMLEIAISRLVRNFEIGFDYPIENAFKAKFFVQPNIPFKFKFVEQTD; encoded by the exons ATGTTGTCAAAGCAGTGGAACGCAAATAAACAGATCTCTGGCCAGATCTACCAGCTATGCAGGGGAATGGCCCAAAAG GCCACTGTGATGAGCGTGGAAGAGGCCAAACCTTATGCTGATATTCCGGGACCcagcaaattgcaattgatCAGAGCTTTTCTGCCGGGCG GTCGCTACAAAAATTTGCCGGTCCACGAAATGTTTCTCGATATGAACCGACAGTATGGAAGTATCTTTAGGATGCCCAGTGTGGCAGGCACAGATATGGTGCTCACGATGAACCCTCAGGACTACGAAGTCATCTTTCGGAACGAAGGTCAGTATCCTTACCGAAGGAGTTTTGAGGTAATGGACTACTTCAAAAGGGTTCACCGGCGGGAAGTATTCGATGGCTATGATGGGTTAACTTCGGG AAATGGTCCTGCTTGGGGAAAAATGCGTACGGCTGTCAACCCCATTCTGTTGCAACCACGTAACGCCAAGCTTTATATGACGAATTTGCTGCAAGTAAGCGATGAGTTTCTGGAGCG cATTCGCACCATTCGAGATCCTGTTACGCAAGAGATGCCAGATGACTTTGCCGTGGACATTCGGCATTTGGTGATCGAATCCATTTGCTCCGTCGCCCTGAACACACATCTTGGTTTATTGGGAGAGCAGCGGGAAAACAAGGATATCAAAAAGCTAGTATTGGCTCTTCAGGATGTGGTCGAGCTGGGTTTTCAGCTTGATATGATGCCCGCCTTTTGGAAATACTTTCCCATGCCGAATTTCAAGAAGCTCATGCGTTCATTGGATACCATTACGGACTTTTGCCATTTCCACATTGGTATCGCCCTAAAACGGATCGAGGAGGACGCCAAGGCTGGAAAACTGAATGAGATTGGCCTGGAAACTAGCCTGCTGGAGAAGCTGGCCCGCTTTGATCGCCAAACAGCTGTGATTATTGCCATGGATTTGCTATTCGCAGGAGCTGATCCG ACACTTGTAACTCTAGGAGGAATCCTATTCAGCCTGTCCAAGAGCCCCGACAAGCAGGCTCGACTTCTGGAGGAGATCAGGAGAATATTACCCAGCAAGGACTCATCGCTGACCATTGAAAGTATGAGCAATATGCCCTATCTGAGGGCCTGCATCAAGGAGGGCATTCGCATGTATCCCATTGGTCCGGGCACCCTTCGTCGAATGCCCCACGACGTGGTGCTCAGTGGATATAGAGTTGTGGCCGGAACGGATGTTGGCATTGCGGCCAACTACCAGATGGCCAATATGGAGCAGTTTGTGCCCAAGGTTAGGGAATTTATCCCAGAGAGATGGCTGCGCGATGAGTCCAACTCCCATTTGGTGGGTGAAACTGCCACGCCGTTTATGTATCTTCCCTTTGGCTTTGGACCAAGATCTTGTGCAGGAAAGAGGATTGTGGATATGATGCTGGAGATAGCCATTTCGCGGCTGGTTAGAAACTTCGAGATCGGGTTCGACTATCCCATTGAAAATGCCTTCAAGGCCAAGTTCTTTGTGCAACCAAATATTCcgtttaagtttaagtttgTAGAGCAAACCGATTAA